The genomic stretch GACGGTTGACACGCTGGCGAAGAGCCTGGGTGAGTACCAACGTGCGTTGGCGACACTGCTTGCGACTCCCGTCACGGCTGAGAGCTCCCCCCGTGCAAGGACGAGGGCGTCAAAAGCACAGAGGTGCGGGCGGAAGTGCTTTgaggccatcatcgccgGTATTCAAGAGCGGCTCTCGCGCCTTCCGCCATTGGGCGAGATCATCAGGGGAGAGCTTAATTCTACTCTGAGGGAGTCGCTAGAGCAGGATTTTGACGCTGCTGGGAGGTATCGGAGGGCTCATCTCCGACGCCGGAAAGAGGAGGCGGACCGGGAAGGGGAAAAGCTGACCAAGGAGAGACTTTTCACCTCAATGATGGCGATGGATCTTTCTTCCAGGTCGAGATGGAAGAGCACGAAGCTGCCCGACCAAAACGAGGAGCCTAAAGACAAGATGATGGCTGAGCAAACCGACTTTTTGCGCTGGAAGAAGGATAATCCCGGGGTTGACCTGCCGGAGGACTATTTGATGAGCCCGCCGCCCAGATGGTGGGGGGCTTTTCTGAAGAGGGGCGCTTGGAACAAGGGAGGGGAGCTTCTGAGGGAGGAGCTCAGGTTTGAGATGTTTGGGCGGGAGATTAAGAAGATGCAGGAGAGGGTTGAGTTGGACGAGTTGTTGACAAGGGAGACGAGGGGGGTTgtcaagaggaggggggaggtttggaggttgaggggggaggtgaggagggctaTGGAGGATGCGGGGTATGGGAGGGATAAGTTTGATTGGGGGAAGATTTTGGGGTTGGAAAAAGGGGAGGaagtggtggatgatggtgaggaggaagagttggaggagtttgttggggagttggagaaggttATGCCTGATTAGAGAGGGGCGGGGGGAATAGACACGAGACGGTATTCACGGATTACTGTCAACATGGCGAAGCTCAATAGGCCAGACGAAGGGGATGTATTATGGCGCCGGGGGGCGGTATTCTCATCCGCAATACTGGCGGCCCTGGGGTCGGAGTTGGGAACTGGGAACTGGAAGCTGGGAGTTgcgggttttttttttcagggGTTGGCATGGTTCGGGGATGGTTAGCAAGATACCCAGGCGTATATGGCGTTCGATATCATGATAACCGAGATACATCTTAGTGTGTTGGAATAGTTGCTTTCCATAGCAAGAGACGGGTTCTGGACACACAAGACCAGTATTGCACAAGATACCCTGACATGTTGTGAACTTGTCAACTGATTTGCTGAATAACTATTGATATCATCATATGCCTGCTGATGTTCTGCGGCTCGTGTGAGAAGGAGAAATGTGGGTAAGTTGCGATGGGTGTATAGCAGTCTGGTCCGTAATATCAACCAACCTCAAGACCTGTCCAATACGTCAGCATCCAGCAGCAAATCATCCACAGGAAATATTCAACCCTTGCCATTCAAGcagccctcctcttcagatACTGCCCTTCCCAGGTCCCTTGATATCCCACTTGACACTGCGTCTCCTCCTCTGACCCCGGCGTCTCTGGGCCCTCGCTCACGACCGaccaatcctcctccttgtcgtcCTGTTGCTTCAGATCCAGGCCATTAGCCCGTCGGTGATAAGAACAGCTCTTGTTGGTGGTCTTGTACGTGACCCACGAGCTGCAGTTTGTGCGAAAACTGTCGCACACGTGGTGGGTGGCCGTGTCTTCTTTGCAGCCGCAGCCAAAGGTGAGGCAGACTTTCCAGCAAAAGTATTGGCGTGGCATTCTGACTGAGGCTGAACCCCTGTTCGCAGCAATGAGGGGGGCTTGCggggagaaaagaaaaacagccTTGCTGTTCTGGGGGAACGATAATAAAATCAGACAAGAAGGCCGGAACTCGGTAGCAAGAAATATTACGTGTTCTGCACGACGAGGTTGAACAAGAACCAAGAGACACCACGTTCTGGCatgtggtgttggttgtgtGCTGGTGCGAGGCCGAGGGAACGAATAAAGGGTTCTAGATCAACGAGGCGGTAGGCTGCTACACTACTGCATGCATGAGTATGAGAATAGTAAGACGACGGGGGGGTTGAAACAGAAACGGTGTTCCgattggggagggttggtgggtAGCTGCCGCCGGTCTACTCCGGATGGGGGAGACTAAAGCCGAGAGGAAAATGATAGGAGAGTTGTGGTTGAGTAGGGAGGGATCTAAAAGAAATCAAGCAATCACGCCAAcgctgatgctgctgggAGGTTTCGTAGAAAAAAGATGAAGTGTTGTTGAAACATTGCAAGTGGGTGGACGTCGGAATTATTGGGGACCTTGACGGCCAGGCCTGGACAGTGCGGCaggggatgaagggggggaacTGAACACTGTGGGCTCCACAGGATTCCCCAGCACACCCGCTGCCGTCATTGCCTCATTGGTGGCCTGGCTCCGTGTCCCTGGTACGCTTCGATCCTCGCTGTAATCACTGACGACAGCAGAAACAGGAGACAATCATTTCTTACTGATTGAGCCATCATCTCTCTTTGCCCTGGCCTGGCAGAAGAAACCACTCTCACGCTTATATTTCGAATTTAGTTTCTGTATTAATACTCTAGCTTCTCTCTACGCGTAGCCTACCGGTTTCTAGATCGCTGTTGCCCTCGTACGACAGGTAGTGCTGCTGGTTGTGGCCTCCCTTAATTTCAACCATCAAATTGAACAACAGACGTGTCAATCCAGTCGCAATTCTATCGCTCACTCATTTGTCCTCACACTCCGGGTGTTCTTGTCCTCGACGGCCGCAACAATGCCACGCACGCGCCCAGCAACAACGGGCTATGAAAGGCTCGCACAAGCCGACCAGTTCGGCGACGActccgacgacgaagatCCCCTCGCCCACAGCTATGCCTCCCTCCAACCTGCTCAAGCCCCGCAATATGCGCCTATCACACAACCCCGCCCGCACTCGGGCATGTCGACGCCGAAGCGGAGGAGgtcgtcatcatccgccaATCTTCGCGGACGGGGTCGCCGAGCTCGGAGCAACTCAGGGGTCGACCTGAAAGCCATCAATGCCCGCCTCGAGCGGTGGGCGGACGAGATTGCCTCCAAATTCAAGCGCgggaagaacaaaaagacgggcgaggaagagaggcTGGAGATTCACCACTCGGTGTTCCAAGCCCCTGAGGGTGTCCGCCCCGTCACAGCCGAACAGCTGGCTGTACCAGAACCGGGGTACATGACAAGGGCGGAATTCGAAGTCATTGTGGACAGCGTTAGGGAGGCCATTCGGAAGGGCGTGCAGCCGCTCATGATCTCGCAGGGTAGCTCTGGCAGCTACTTTGCGAGGAATCCTGACGGCAAGGTTGTGGGAGTGTTCAAGCCCAAGGACGAGGAGCCGTATGCGGCTGGCAACCCGAAATGGAACAAGTGGATTCATCGAAACCTGTTCCCGTGCTGTTTCGGCAGGGCTTGTCTTATTCCCAATCTTTCCTACGTCAGCGAGGCTGCTGCGTACGTCCTCGACGCCCAGCTACGAACTCACATGGTCCCATACACCGACGTCGTTTACCTCTCATCGAAATCCTTCCACTACCCATTCTGGGACCGCTACAACTTctcgagaaagaaaaagacacTGCCCGCCAAACCTGGCAGTTTCCAGGTGTTCCTCAAGGGCTTCAAAGATGCCAACGTCTTCCTGCGGGAACACCCATGGCCTGACCAGTACCTATCTGGCTTCCGGACGAATGATCCCcacagaaaaaagaagaagagatggGTGGATAACTGCCGTCCGACGGGGGCGATGCAAGGCGACGGAGATAGTGACGAGGAAGGTCAAGGCAGCCCTGCCTCGGCAACACCAAGCCCGGGCAACTTTGTGTGGACGCAGTCACTGAAGCAGTCGTTccgggaggagctggagaagctcgTTATTTTGGATTACATCATGCGGAATACTGACAGAGGGTTGGACAATTGGATGATCAAGGTCGATTGGGAAGCTCAGAAAGCGTCGATAGTGTCGGACCCAGTCCAGCTCAACACCAACGTGGAAGAACCagaggagccggaggaggggCCGAGACCGGTGGATTTGTCGATCAGAGAACCGCCAAAGACTCGTGCGTCTTGCCCTTACCGAACAGAGAGGCCCATGAACGCCTCGACGCCGGTATCGAGCACACCGGACCCCAAGATTTCCATCGGTGCCATCGACAATTCGTTGTCATGGCCCTGGAAGCACCCGGACGCCTGGAGGAGCTTTCCCTTTGGGTGGCTTTTCTTGCCGGTTGATCTGATCGGCAGGCCGTTCAGCCAGAAAACGAGGGATCACTTCTTGCCGCTGCTCACGTCGACCACATGGTGGTCGCAGACACAGCTTGCgctgaggagggtgtttCAGATGGACCCGGATTTCCAGGAAAAGATGTTTTCGAGGCAGATTGCGGTTATGAAGGGGCAGGCGTGGAACGTGGTGGAGACGCTGAAGACGCCGGACCATGGGCCGTTGGAGCTGACGAGGCGGGCCAAAGTGTGTGTCTGGGATGATTTGGTCGACGTGCCGGTGGCGGTTCCTATGAGGGTTGCCTCTGCCGAGATGAGGAGacgggcggtggaggagtcgGAGCAGGCTGccagtgctgctgctggactgACGAGATCCAACAGCGATGTTATtgccgaggcggaggaggaggagatggataTTGGGGCCTTTACCGCCGATTCAGACGCGGCTAGTGCCCCGGCCGCGACGGGGGTagcggaggtggtggatctGCTTGGGGTGGCGAGTCCGGTGGGAGACCTGCCCAACCCGGGGAGATTCGAGCTggcgatgggggaggagccgCTTACGCCTGGGTTGACACCGGGACGGTTTGAAACTCCTGTTTTgggcggcagcagcggcagcagtaACGGGCCCGTACAGGTGACGAGACCTGCGCTGAAGCATGCCAGTTACAGCCAGCCGCAGAGGTCGCTGAATATGTACTCGCCTGATCGGGGGTCGAGCTCGATGGCGGTTCATCACCAGAGGAGGTTTAGCTTTGCGAcggcggcggggaggagggagagcaaCAGCATTGCGGCGCAGCTGTATGGGACGGGGAGGCtgagctgggagggggggaggcaggggtttgtgggggagtgggaggaggaggaggaggaggaggatgcgttggagggtggggatCTGGGGTTTGCGGCCGCGcaggggatggaggggaacCAGAGGAAGGTTAttgtggagaggttggaggctGTGAAGACGAGGAATCCGGTTTTTACTTGTTGGTGAGGTGGGAGGCACGCTGGTGGTGAATATCTCTAGCTATTTTGAgcggaagggggggaaggggaggtagAATTACACAAAAGAACAGAGGAGTAATCATTATGTTACATCGGCACTGagctttttctttactaGTCGATGCGGTGACTTCTCTTCTTGCATCAGGGACCCAGTCACGTTGTGGATAGAAACAAGAGACTGTGATGAAAATATCAGGTGTTTGAAGAACGGTTAACAGCCCCCTACTctctaccaccaccctcctcctctgaaCCCCAGAACACACCTGCCAGACCATCAACCACACTCATCAGCCAGCCCCCTTTGGTACTCAGCTTCAGTCCATTTAACCACTCCTCCCATCTCAAAGATAACCACCAGCACAAGGGAGGTAGACATGCCTAATCAAGCGGTGGCCTCGtgccctctccctcggcaACAGTCAAAGACCCTGAAAGCTCCAGAATACTAGGACCTCGCTCGCTCACGAACCAACGGACCTACCAGGTCGCTGACCGTGTCACTCCATCAGCAAGAGCTGAATGAGGTTTCCAACTCTTCCTGTTGGTAgctgggaggtgggtgggtgggtggctACCTTGAGGGACAGAGCCAATAAAAGGATGGCGTCTTTCCATCGTGATTTCTGCTTCGGCAGCGTGGGTAAGAGGTGTCTGTTGGGGCGGgagtggggatggggggggggggagttggTTGAGTAGATATTCCAGATAGGTCGAGGGTTTCCATGACTGGAGGGGGCGGGAtgaagggggttggtgttaCTTGTgtgaggggatgggggaggtgtttAGTGTGGGTTTTGTGGTGGTAGGAGTGATGAGTTTTGTACTTAGGGGGAGAAGGTAGCTAAGGGGTTAAACGTCGGGTATCAAAGTGTGTTGGCGAGGGCTCGGGATGGCGGGTAAAGTTTGAAGAGAGCGGTCTTGTACTCCATTCTGTCGTGGTGATATTCTTGTCTCGACAGGATGGGTATACCGGCCGTCGAAAGGTTCAAGATGAGAGTCTCGATGATGTTTTGATCTACCGTGTCTACTTTCGACATTACCCTTTTCACAGTCTTGCCCAAAGAGCAAGTCTAAAAAGCAGATGTCATTCCCAAGATGTTGGATGACCATGTCGAGACTGGTGGTAGTTTATACACCCTCTAAAAAGTCTAGTCCATCCTCCGTTGATGACCGGCTGCCCAACTCTCAAACAACAAAAGCAAAATCTGATCAGGTACCCGGGGAGGGATGCCAAAACCACCGCTTCCACACCCCTAAACAACATGCCCCCCCACTTTGGTACCCCAACTAACCACTCCCTCACACACCAAGCAAAGCCAACCATAGGTAACAGACAACTCAATCAGAGAGACGAGACTACCCTCGCTGGCTCGTCTCGGCAGGGAGACAATAGAAGGGGCCCTCTTCCCAAAAACCACTGTGCCATGCTCGGGGTATCTTGCCATCTAAAAACGCCTCTAAAATGCAAGAGTACAAAAGAAAACCCCCTAGcccgccaaaaccaccagaTGTGCAAGCTAGGGTATCAGCCTCCCtattcccatcccatctaATACCCCTTGTACCTCttatcctcccccctcaaccacccctccaccacctctcttcCCCgcctcaccatcccctccctctccctacccaaaacctccaactcccccagcaactccctctccacaAAAACCAAATGctccatctccaccgccaaACCCTGGTTGTCCTTTGTCCTATCAAACCTCAACTCCATCTTATTCCTCCTAACCTGCTCCAGCGCCTGCTGCTTCCCCCtaatcctctcctccatggccaaaatctcctccctcatccgaTACTGCTCAGCACCAAACTGCCCCGTTTGTCTCTCCCGCTCACCGATCGACCTCTCCAGTTCTGGGCCTAGAGATGGGGCTTCCTCGCGGGGTTTGGGCTGGGCCGGGTTCCAGAAGGGGTAGTTTGTTGTGTCGTAGTTGCTtaggggtggaggggggtatTGTTGCCAGCTtgtgagggagatggggaagaTTCTGAGAGAGTTGGTCGTGGTGGCGAGTGAAATATCGGTGGCTGTGATCGGGGGATGAGCGCTGGTGTTAGAGCGCCTGCGGGTGCGTGTGCGGGTGGGAGAGTccattgttgttgatgtttgatGGTGTGAAGTCTTGTTTGATGTCGAGGGGAAGGTTTTTGTTGGCGTACGGGAAAGCCAAGGGTACGTTATATGTAGGGACTGGAGCATCTGGGTGGACAGTCTTGCCAGGTGAATGGGACGGGGTCGTGCAAAACTCTTCAATTCAGATGACAATGGATTGGATCGGCGGGTGACCGATAGGTTCTTCGGCGCCATTTCATCCCTAACCGTCAAAAATGGGAAGGCACGAGAGCAAGTCGGAGAGCAGCTTGTTGGTGATATGGTCAGTTGCTCCAGATAAGAGCACAAGTCTCCATAGCAGCGAGGTCGTAAGAAGCATATAGATATCCAAGATGGACCTGTCCCCTCGATACTCATCGTGATTGTTATTCTTTTACAAAGTGATaccttctctttcttccaTGCTAGATAGAAGTTCATCTACTGCTTGAGCTGAAAAGATCAAGTCACCAAAATACACCCATTACCCATCAAACCGCCAAGAAGAATCGGAGTCGACTTCCTAGACTATACAAGTCCATAATCTGTCCGTCAAAAGTCTCAAGCGAAGAAAGTCAGAGTCGATCGCAAAGTCACTCTACCTTCGACGAAGACTCGCCCAAGATCAAGACCAAGACACCATTCACCaatctcaccaccaacaacaacagtctTTCCGATCATAATTACGTCTGGTCTAAAGGGCATGATCGCTACCCAGCCGGTGGAAAGCAAGGCCCGCCCACTGATCCGGTGTACCACGCTGTCTCACCTTCCCCTGAACGATCAGCTCTTAGTCCATCCTCAAAGCCAACATTCCGACAACATATTCTGACCGTTCCCGTCTCCCGGCCTCGGCCAAGCCCATCCCTTCGGTCAAGCCTGCCATCAACATACCCAATCTGCCAAACGGACCCCAACAACAGGCGGGAGAGACTCGgggttttttctttcttttggcCTTCCTGATCGTACCCGAGCATATAACTTGAGTAAAGGGTGGGTGTTTGATGTGGGGCTTAAAGCTGAAAAGGGGCAAGTAAACAAAAATCGATGTTGCTGTAACAACATCGAAAACAGGCGTCCTGAGTTTAGCGATATAAAATACATCTCGTCGTAAGGTCAAGCTCTTTTTTATATGTAAATTTGGGTATCGCTCATTTAAATCCTCCTACTACGTCACATTCCAACAGCACCCAAGACGAAATATCTCAAGACGCCACGGGCCCAACCGAcaccttctccatctccctcctctgcaTCTCCATCTCAGCATACATATtaatcttctccctcctcttcctctccgcctccaacTCCGCAAACCTCCCCCTGGCACCGTGCTTAATCTTGGTGATCATATCAGCCGCCTTCCCCCTCGTGATATCCCCCGGCTCAAGCGGAACCAGCTTCGACCTCAGCTTATTCAAAAATCTCAGCTGCCCCTCCGACGCCGGCGCCTTCCTCCACGGCATCCTCTGCGAGATATAAAACGGCGCATAAAATTCCGCCACAAACCTATCACACCCATGCACCGCATCCCTAAAATCCATCGTCCTTAATATCTCCCTCGGCGCCGCCCACGGTGACTTCCCATTCGAGAGCGCCCTCATCACATACCCCTTCCACATCGtcttcctctctccctcctcctctccatctttcCCGCGTGGGGGTTCagccacctccttctccaaccgCATCACATCCCTATCCGTGCTCAAAACGTACTTGTTCGGATTCACCTGCACCCACGCATTCTGACTAATAGCCCTAATATGCTTCTCCCCCGCCGCATCCGAGATCAGGTCAAAAACAGAATCATACTCGGTAAACGCCACCTTGTAGCTCTCTCCCGTCGGACACGCCTTCTTGGCAGCCTTCGAcatcctcttctccctcccctccgccgtctccttcttctctcccccctctctcgCCAAAGCGAGAAGTTCCCCTCCCGTCTTCTCCGCAACCAACTCATCCGGATCCAGCCCAAACAGCGTCGGCGTGGTGATGATCCCCACGTCCAAACTCGCCACCATGTCAATAACATGACAattctccttcccctcatGCAGCCTCATCCCCCGTCCGATCATCTGTATCAGCAAATTCCTCGACCTCGTCGGCCTGGCCAACACGACGCAGTCAATATTGGGAATATCCGTCCCCTCGGTAAAAACACCACAGTTAAGCAAGACAGGAAACTCCTTTTTCTTGAACTTCTCCAGCGTTTCCGCCCGCTCCTTGGCCGGGGTGTCGCCGAATACATACCTGGCATCAATCCCGTGATGCCGAAACCGTTCCGTCAAAGCCGCCACATGGCTCAGATCAACGCAAAAGACCAGCGTGGACTGTCTCTTTGGTGGTGCGGCTTTTGCAAACCAGGCTCGAACGACAATGTCGTTTAGCTCGGGGGAGTTGACGGCTCTTGACAACGAGGCGGTTTCGAACTCGCCTGTCCCACCCGCACCCTTGGCTCGGACGCCGGAGAGGTCGGCTCTGGACTCGACGGTGGTGAAGACGACTTCGGAAAGCCACTTGTCCGCAATCATGTCGATGTAATCCTTGTGGTAGACGATCTCGTCGATGGCCGCTCCTAGTTTTAGGCCGTCTGAGCGGGAAAAGGTGGCTGATACGCCGACCAGAGTGGGGGAGTCGGGTTGCTTTTGCCGGAGGTTCATGTGCTCCAAGATCTTGAGATAGCCTGGGGCGACGATGTGGTGTGCTTCATCGACGAGGACAAGTTTGTAGTTTGAGGGGTCGAACTTCAGGAGACGGTCTTTTGACAGGATGGATTGCATGCTGGCGACGGTGATGTCGGCAAAGCCGGTTGCTTGGAGGTTTCCGAGCTCGACTTCGACGGTCTTGTTTGGGTAGGCTGACTGGCAGTGGCGGGCGGCTTGCTCGACTAGTTCTCGCCTGtgggcgaggatgagggtgcGGGTTgcttgggggtttgggggtgtgACACGGTCGATGAGGTGGGTGAAGATGACTGTTTTGCCGGCGCcggtggcgagggagatgccGAGGCGTTTGTGGCCTTGGGTTATGGAGGTCAGGACTGCTTGGATGCATTCTTCTTGGTAGGCGCGGAgttggatgggggttggtggtgattcTTGTGAGAGGcggatggtggttgtggtgaagGGGCGGGAGGGCCAGAGTtggaaggaggtggttgggtcTTTGGGGGATTCTTTGAGACGGAGGGCGGTTTTGATGAGCCGCTTCATGATGGCTATGGTGAGCtagagtgagtgagtgagtgagtaaATCTCATGGACGGTGGGTGTGTAAGTCGTCTTGTCATGAAAAGAGGTCGTTGATGTTTGAGATTGACAGCTGGTGAGGTGAAAGTTGCAGCTGGGGGCTGCTGTGCGGCTGTGTGATTGGTCAGTTTTCTTCAGTGGGCGGACCGCCTGGGATTGCAGCACGCACCTCACTAACGCTTCGCTGTAACAGCTGCAGCATCACCGATGAGATTTGAGTTTCGACCGACTTTTCCTCACCAATACATCAACAAACTCATGTTTTCAGGCGACCTGATCGATTTTATCTGTATCAGTGAGTTATCTCTCATACACCACCTATCAAAGGTAATGCTAACATCAATTACAGAATTGATCGAGGAATTAAAGTCACTGCTCATCACTCAAAACGAACGGTCTCCTCAAGTTAACATGGACATCGACGACGGTTCAGACGGCCAAAGTCCCAACACTGGACCACGCTCCCGTCGGATATCTATGCCAATCAGATCTTCGGGGGTAGACCCAGCACATATCGATCCGGAGATTCTAGGT from Podospora pseudopauciseta strain CBS 411.78 chromosome 3, whole genome shotgun sequence encodes the following:
- a CDS encoding hypothetical protein (EggNog:ENOG503PSPI); translation: MPRQYFCWKVCLTFGCGCKEDTATHHVCDSFRTNCSSWVTYKTTNKSCSYHRRANGLDLKQQDDKEEDWSVVSEGPETPGSEEETQCQVGYQGTWEGQYLKRRAA
- the irc3 gene encoding putative ATP-dependent helicase IRC3 (EggNog:ENOG503NWXY; COG:A; BUSCO:EOG09261CM0), yielding MKRLIKTALRLKESPKDPTTSFQLWPSRPFTTTTIRLSQESPPTPIQLRAYQEECIQAVLTSITQGHKRLGISLATGAGKTVIFTHLIDRVTPPNPQATRTLILAHRRELVEQAARHCQSAYPNKTVEVELGNLQATGFADITVASMQSILSKDRLLKFDPSNYKLVLVDEAHHIVAPGYLKILEHMNLRQKQPDSPTLVGVSATFSRSDGLKLGAAIDEIVYHKDYIDMIADKWLSEVVFTTVESRADLSGVRAKGAGGTGEFETASLSRAVNSPELNDIVVRAWFAKAAPPKRQSTLVFCVDLSHVAALTERFRHHGIDARYVFGDTPAKERAETLEKFKKKEFPVLLNCGVFTEGTDIPNIDCVVLARPTRSRNLLIQMIGRGMRLHEGKENCHVIDMVASLDVGIITTPTLFGLDPDELVAEKTGGELLALAREGGEKKETAEGREKRMSKAAKKACPTGESYKVAFTEYDSVFDLISDAAGEKHIRAISQNAWVQVNPNKYVLSTDRDVMRLEKEVAEPPRGKDGEEEGERKTMWKGYVMRALSNGKSPWAAPREILRTMDFRDAVHGCDRFVAEFYAPFYISQRMPWRKAPASEGQLRFLNKLRSKLVPLEPGDITRGKAADMITKIKHGARGRFAELEAERKRREKINMYAEMEMQRREMEKVSVGPVAS
- the lsb6 gene encoding Phosphatidylinositol 4-kinase LSB6 (EggNog:ENOG503NW8X; COG:T) encodes the protein MPRTRPATTGYERLAQADQFGDDSDDEDPLAHSYASLQPAQAPQYAPITQPRPHSGMSTPKRRRSSSSANLRGRGRRARSNSGVDLKAINARLERWADEIASKFKRGKNKKTGEEERLEIHHSVFQAPEGVRPVTAEQLAVPEPGYMTRAEFEVIVDSVREAIRKGVQPLMISQGSSGSYFARNPDGKVVGVFKPKDEEPYAAGNPKWNKWIHRNLFPCCFGRACLIPNLSYVSEAAAYVLDAQLRTHMVPYTDVVYLSSKSFHYPFWDRYNFSRKKKTLPAKPGSFQVFLKGFKDANVFLREHPWPDQYLSGFRTNDPHRKKKKRWVDNCRPTGAMQGDGDSDEEGQGSPASATPSPGNFVWTQSLKQSFREELEKLVILDYIMRNTDRGLDNWMIKVDWEAQKASIVSDPVQLNTNVEEPEEPEEGPRPVDLSIREPPKTRASCPYRTERPMNASTPVSSTPDPKISIGAIDNSLSWPWKHPDAWRSFPFGWLFLPVDLIGRPFSQKTRDHFLPLLTSTTWWSQTQLALRRVFQMDPDFQEKMFSRQIAVMKGQAWNVVETLKTPDHGPLELTRRAKVCVWDDLVDVPVAVPMRVASAEMRRRAVEESEQAASAAAGLTRSNSDVIAEAEEEEMDIGAFTADSDAASAPAATGVAEVVDLLGVASPVGDLPNPGRFELAMGEEPLTPGLTPGRFETPVLGGSSGSSNGPVQVTRPALKHASYSQPQRSLNMYSPDRGSSSMAVHHQRRFSFATAAGRRESNSIAAQLYGTGRLSWEGGRQGFVGEWEEEEEEEDALEGGDLGFAAAQGMEGNQRKVIVERLEAVKTRNPVFTCW